The proteins below come from a single Torulaspora delbrueckii CBS 1146 chromosome 5, complete genome genomic window:
- the ADH6 gene encoding NADP-dependent alcohol dehydrogenase, giving the protein MTYPESFQGIGIVDPSDWKHPKKIEFAPKPFXXDYDVDVQIEACGVCGSDVHRASGDWMGYPCQXLVVGHEIIGRIVKLGPKYHSGVKIGDRVGIGAQVFSCLNCRRCNNGDEPYCSKFVTTYSQPYEDGYVSQGGYASHIRCHEHFVIPIPEQIPSHLAAPMMCGGITVLSPLLRNGCGPGKKVGIAGIGGIGHMGLIFAKALGAEIYASYIAFIRQKEDSLKMGADHFIATKEEPDWGEKYADTFDLIVMCVTSLTAIDFDLLPTTMHVGGHIVSIAAPKSTEVLKLRPLGLMGVSISNSTIGSPKEIKMMLDLCVEKKLAIWVETLPISEKSVNEAFNRMEVGDVRYRFTFVDYEKQFA; this is encoded by the coding sequence ATGACATATCCCGAGAGCTTTCAAGGTATTGGTATTGTTGACCCATCAGATTGGAAGCAcccaaagaagatagaATTCGCTCCTAAGCCATTCTNNNAAGATTATGATGTCGACGTTCAGATAGAAGCGTGTGGTGTTTGTGGTTCTGACGTCCATCGTGCGTCGGGTGATTGGATGGGCTATCCCTGCCAANNTTTGGTCGTGGGTCATGAAATCATCGGTCGTATTGTCAAGTTGGGTCCTAAATACCATAGCGGAGTGAAAATAGGCGACCGGGTGGGTATTGGAGCTCAAGTTTTCTCTTGTCTGAATTGTAGGCGCTGTAACAATGGAGATGAGCCTTATTGTTCGAAATTTGTGACGACTTACAGTCAACCATATGAAGATGGGTATGTATCTCAAGGTGGTTATGCGTCACACATCAGGTGCCATGAGCATTTCGTCATTCCTATTCCTGAACAAATTCCTAGCCATTTGGCTGCCCCAATGATGTGTGGTGGGATTACAGTTCTTTCACCACTGTTGAGAAACGGATGTGGTCCTGGGAAGAAGGTCGGGATTGCTGGAATTGGGGGAATAGGTCATATGGGGTTAATTTTTGCCAAAGCACTTGGAGCCGAGATTTATGCTAGCTATATCGCGTTCATCCGCCAAAAAGAGGATTCTCTCAAGATGGGAGCTGATCATTTCATTGCAACCAAGGAAGAGCCAGATTGGGGCGAGAAATACGCAGACACTTTTGATCTGATAGTTATGTGTGTCACATCTCTAACCGCCATTGATTTTGACTTGTTGCCGACGACTATGCACGTAGGTGGACATATTGTGTCCATTGCGGCACCAAAAAGTACTGAGGTTTTAAAGTTGCGGCCGCTAGGACTTATGGGCGTATCCATCAGTAATAGTACCATTGGCTCTCccaaagaaatcaaaatGATGCTTGATTTGTgtgttgaaaagaaattgGCCATCTGGGTAGAGACTTTGCCTATTTCTGAGAAAAGTGTCAACGAGGCTTTCAACAGAATGGAGGTTGGTGATGTCAGATATAGATTTACCTTTGTGGACTATGAAAAACAATTTGCTTAG
- the TDEL0E00240 gene encoding homocysteine S-methyltransferase family protein → MGRVPLRKVLTDSRKILVLDGGQGTEMENRGIEVANPVWSSIPFVSESFWTDEWSKERKIVEEIYKDFMSSGSDMLMTVTYQASFKAIAENTELQTLSEYNSLLDRIVAFSRRCIGDERYLVGSVGPWAAYNASEYTGDYGLHADSIDYYGYYKPQLDNFNKQEEIDMIGIETVPNFHELKAILSWDEKKIAKPFYVSLTTHDSGVLRDGTAMEDIAQYIKCLGNNLNPNFMLLGINCVSFNDSRDILELLHNALPEMLLLAYPNSGEVYEPKKKIWLANKCKTTSWDSVVKSFINSGARIIGGCCRTSPQDIADVSIAVKKYSMTAE, encoded by the coding sequence atgGGCCGTGTTCCTCTCAGGAAAGTTCTGACTGATTCGAGGAAAATCCTAGTGCTCGATGGTGGTCAAGGTACCGAAATGGAGAATAGAGGTATCGAAGTTGCCAATCCTGTGTGGTCCTCAATTCCTTTCGTGAGTGAGTCCTTCTGGACCGATGAGTGGTCCAAGGAGAGGAAAATAGTCGAGGAAATATACAAAGATTTCATGAGTTCTGGTTCCGATATGTTGATGACTGTCACTTACCAGGCCAGTTTCAAAGCTATTGCGGAAAACACGGAGCTCCAAACTCTCTCTGAGTATAATTCCCTCTTAGACCGGATAGTTGCGTTCTCCCGTCGCTGCATCGGCGACGAGCGCTACTTAGTAGGATCCGTGGGACCTTGGGCTGCTTATAATGCTAGTGAATATACCGGTGACTACGGCCTTCATGCGGACAGCATTGACTATTATGGATATTACAAACCACAACTGGATAATTTCAATAAAcaggaagagattgatatGATAGGAATAGAAACAGTACCCAATTTTCATGAGCTGAAAGCTATTTTGTCCTGggatgaaaagaagatagCGAAGCCATTTTATGTCAGTTTAACTACTCATGATAGTGGTGTCCTCAGGGACGGTACGGCAATGGAGGATATTGCTCAATATATCAAATGTCTAGGAAACAATTTAAATCCCAACTTTATGTTACTGGGCATCAATTGTGTTAGCTTCAATGATTCCAGAGACATTTTAGAGCTATTGCACAACGCTTTGCCAGAGATGCTTCTATTGGCATATCCAAACAGTGGCGAAGTGTATGAGCctaaaaaaaaaatttggcTCGCCAATAAATGCAAGACAACGAGCTGGGATTCAGTGGTTAAGAGCTTCATAAACAGCGGTGCTCGTATTATAGGTGGCTGCTGTAGAACCAGTCCACAAGACATTGCTGACGTGTCAATAGCTGTAAAGAAATACAGCATGACAGCTGAGTGa